Proteins co-encoded in one uncultured Draconibacterium sp. genomic window:
- a CDS encoding glycoside hydrolase family 2 TIM barrel-domain containing protein has product MKKLLILVLSLCATTLFAQNKIWEDPTYIAKNKLPGRATSYSYKSTDDALSGDRETSRMISLNGTWKFNFVEKEEDRPLDFYKQDVSGWDDIEVPSNWEMEGYGTPIYVNSGYPFRPQLPAEVQKDPIAWYKANYDVPEGLSTEEIYRKFYAEVASKIVPQPPFITRDNPVGSYVRTFTIPEDWSDKKIILHFGGVSSAMFVYVNEQKVGYSQDSRLPAEFDITKYVKPGENKVAVQVFRWCDGSYLEDQDHWRMSGIHREVMVMAQPKVAIEDFFIRTRLDANYQDALLQIRPTLTRGADVDTKGWTLEAELYCPKNNKVLQAPITKNVDNIIYEAYPQRDNVYFGLLEEKITSPELWSAEKPTLYTVVLSLKDAEGNIVEARSAKIGFREIETKNGQLYVNGKSIKLYGVNRHDHDYKRGKSVTREDMENDVLLMKRFNFNAVRTSHYPNDPYFYDMCDKYGIYVLDEANIETHGLMGYLTNQSEWHMAFQDRVIRMVERDKNHPSIIGWSLGNESGSGPNHAGAAGWVKDFDPTRFIHYEGAQGQPEHPDYTIYGSEEFRKRGRTANPTDPIWVDVISRMYANLEDLETLAKSPYINRPIMECEYAHAMGNSLGNFQEYWDLMHSYPNLIGGFIWDWIDQGILKTDENGKEFFAYGGDFGDTPNDNNFCMNGVIASDRTPKPQTWEAKYVMQPVQITAVDLKNGLIRILSRFNFANLNEYKVSWTLSEDATEIQSGTLEGLSLNPGANKVVKIPFKEISPKANTEYWLRISIQLKEDKNWAKAGHELAKQQFKLPFETKATAKEMDSDNITFDETEEQIVVSGKSFKVSIGKKSGLIESYETGNKQVITSALKPYFWRPLTDNDESGWRAQQRLAIWKDLPEMLSVDDMNLDASSARVSVKLVYKELSLYLSYTFANDGTVDVKFDLSIPEEMPEPIRVGMTMGISTNLQQMSFYGKGPFENYSDRNGGADVDIYKGNVDDFYYNYTKPQESSNHTCVRWLALTNNNSGLMVLGETPLQTSVWPYTAENIRITQHPTELEKADALTVNISDKMAGVGGNDSWSINARPINKYRLLEKAYSYEFKLVPLSKAKNLQQVYRETK; this is encoded by the coding sequence ATGAAAAAACTGCTCATTCTGGTGCTTAGTCTGTGTGCCACCACCCTTTTTGCCCAAAACAAAATTTGGGAAGACCCCACTTACATTGCAAAAAACAAACTGCCGGGAAGAGCCACTTCCTACTCCTACAAATCTACTGATGACGCACTGAGTGGCGACCGCGAAACATCAAGGATGATTTCGCTGAACGGAACATGGAAATTCAATTTTGTGGAAAAAGAAGAAGATCGTCCGCTGGATTTTTACAAGCAGGATGTTTCGGGCTGGGACGATATTGAAGTTCCATCAAACTGGGAAATGGAAGGTTACGGCACGCCAATTTATGTAAATTCCGGTTATCCTTTCCGTCCGCAACTCCCTGCCGAGGTGCAAAAAGATCCGATAGCGTGGTACAAAGCAAACTATGACGTACCGGAAGGACTATCTACAGAAGAAATTTATCGTAAGTTTTATGCCGAAGTGGCTTCAAAAATAGTTCCGCAACCACCTTTTATTACACGCGATAATCCGGTTGGATCGTACGTTCGGACTTTTACCATTCCTGAAGACTGGAGCGACAAAAAAATTATATTGCATTTTGGCGGTGTGAGTTCGGCCATGTTTGTTTATGTAAACGAACAAAAAGTAGGTTACAGCCAAGACAGCCGCTTGCCTGCGGAATTCGATATTACCAAATATGTAAAGCCCGGCGAAAACAAAGTAGCCGTTCAGGTTTTCCGCTGGTGCGATGGCAGCTATTTGGAAGACCAGGATCATTGGCGCATGAGTGGAATTCACCGCGAAGTAATGGTTATGGCGCAACCCAAAGTGGCCATTGAAGACTTTTTTATACGTACCCGTTTGGATGCCAACTACCAGGATGCGTTGCTACAAATACGCCCCACACTTACACGTGGAGCCGATGTTGACACAAAAGGCTGGACACTGGAAGCAGAATTGTACTGCCCCAAAAACAACAAGGTTTTGCAAGCACCAATCACCAAAAATGTTGACAACATTATTTACGAAGCTTACCCGCAACGCGATAATGTGTATTTCGGATTGCTGGAAGAAAAAATTACCAGCCCTGAATTGTGGTCGGCAGAAAAGCCAACACTTTACACGGTAGTTCTATCGTTAAAAGATGCTGAGGGGAATATTGTTGAAGCGCGTTCTGCAAAAATCGGCTTCCGCGAAATAGAGACTAAAAACGGACAACTCTATGTAAACGGAAAATCTATAAAATTATATGGTGTTAACCGTCACGATCACGACTATAAGCGCGGGAAGTCAGTTACCCGGGAAGATATGGAAAACGATGTGCTGCTTATGAAACGTTTCAATTTTAACGCAGTGCGCACCAGCCACTACCCTAACGATCCGTATTTCTACGACATGTGCGACAAATACGGAATTTACGTGCTCGACGAAGCGAATATTGAAACGCACGGCTTAATGGGCTATCTTACCAACCAGTCGGAATGGCACATGGCATTTCAGGATCGTGTAATTCGTATGGTGGAGCGCGATAAAAACCACCCGTCTATTATTGGATGGTCGCTTGGTAACGAATCGGGAAGCGGACCGAACCACGCAGGAGCAGCTGGCTGGGTTAAAGATTTCGATCCTACACGTTTTATCCATTATGAAGGAGCGCAAGGCCAGCCTGAGCACCCGGATTATACCATATATGGTTCAGAAGAATTCAGAAAAAGAGGAAGAACTGCCAACCCAACCGACCCTATTTGGGTAGATGTGATCAGCCGAATGTACGCCAATCTGGAAGATTTGGAAACGTTAGCAAAAAGCCCATACATCAATCGCCCAATTATGGAGTGTGAGTATGCACATGCCATGGGTAACTCGCTGGGTAATTTTCAGGAATACTGGGATTTGATGCACAGCTACCCCAATCTTATTGGAGGATTTATCTGGGACTGGATCGACCAGGGAATACTTAAAACCGATGAGAACGGAAAAGAGTTTTTTGCTTATGGTGGTGATTTTGGCGACACGCCTAATGACAATAACTTCTGCATGAATGGAGTAATTGCGTCAGATCGTACACCAAAACCACAAACCTGGGAAGCAAAATACGTAATGCAGCCTGTACAAATTACTGCTGTTGATCTGAAAAATGGATTAATACGCATACTCAGCCGTTTTAATTTTGCCAACCTTAACGAATACAAGGTTAGCTGGACATTAAGCGAAGACGCAACCGAAATTCAATCAGGCACGTTGGAAGGTTTGAGCCTGAATCCGGGAGCCAACAAAGTGGTTAAAATTCCCTTTAAAGAAATTAGTCCAAAAGCAAATACTGAGTACTGGCTGCGCATAAGTATTCAGCTGAAAGAAGACAAGAATTGGGCAAAAGCCGGTCATGAATTGGCAAAACAACAATTCAAACTTCCATTTGAAACAAAAGCTACTGCAAAAGAAATGGATTCCGACAATATCACCTTCGACGAAACCGAAGAGCAGATCGTGGTAAGCGGCAAAAGTTTCAAAGTTAGTATTGGCAAAAAAAGTGGGTTGATAGAAAGTTACGAAACAGGCAATAAGCAAGTGATAACATCAGCACTGAAACCCTACTTCTGGCGGCCATTAACCGACAACGATGAAAGCGGATGGAGGGCACAACAACGCCTCGCAATTTGGAAAGATCTTCCTGAAATGCTTAGCGTAGATGATATGAATCTTGATGCTTCTTCGGCTCGTGTTTCTGTGAAATTAGTTTACAAAGAGCTGAGCTTATATTTAAGCTACACTTTTGCCAACGACGGAACTGTTGATGTGAAATTTGATCTGTCGATCCCTGAAGAAATGCCGGAACCAATACGTGTTGGAATGACTATGGGCATATCAACCAACTTGCAACAAATGAGCTTTTATGGTAAAGGACCTTTTGAAAATTACTCGGACAGAAATGGCGGTGCCGACGTTGATATTTACAAGGGAAATGTGGATGATTTCTACTACAACTACACCAAACCGCAGGAAAGCAGCAACCACACCTGCGTGCGCTGGTTGGCACTTACCAATAACAATTCAGGGTTGATGGTACTTGGTGAAACACCGCTTCAAACATCGGTTTGGCCATACACTGCCGAAAACATTCGAATTACTCAACACCCAACAGAACTGGAAAAAGCAGATGCTTTAACAGTAAACATCAGCGATAAAATGGCCGGTGTTGGTGGTAACGATTCGTGGTCAATCAATGCGCGCCCAATCAACAAATACCGTTTATTGGAAAAAGCATACAGCTATGAATTCAAGCTGGTTCCGCTATCGAAAGCGAAGAACTTGCAACAAGTTTATCGGGAAACAAAATAG